The Candidatus Roseilinea sp. sequence CCAGCGGGTCGCGCCAGTGCGCATCGAAGCCGGCCGAGACCAGCAGCAAATTGGGGGCGAACCGTCGCGCGGCCGGGACGAGGATCTCGTCAAAGACCAGCGCATATCCAAAGTCGCCCGTCTCCGGCGGCAGCGGCACGTTGATCGTTGCCCCGCGACCCGCGCCCCGGCCGCGTTCGTCGGCGGCGCCGCTGCCGGGGTACACCCAGCCATACTCGTGGATCGAGACGTAGAGCACGCGCGGGTCGTCGTAAAAGAGGGCCTGCGTGCCGTTGCCGTGATGCACATCGAAGTCCACGATCATGACGCGTTCCGGCCGGGCGTGGCGATGGTTGCGCATGGCCGAAGGCGACCAGGCGTAATCGTGGTCTGCGTCCATGTCGTCCAGCGCGCGCTTGGCTGCAAACGCGATGTTGTTGAAGAGGCAAAATCCCTCCCCGTGGTCGGCGAAAGCATGATGCCCTGGCGGCCGCACCAGCGCAAAGGCGCGCTGCACCTTGCCTTTCAAGACGGCCTCGGTGGCAGCCAAGCTGGCCCCCACAGCCATGGCCGCGGCGTTGAACGATTCGGCCACAATATAGGTGTCGGGGTTGAGCGCGCTACGCCCGCGCTCGCTGAGCGCATACACGCGCGAGACGTAGAGCGGCGAATGCAGGACGGTCAACTGCTCGAACGTGGCCGCCCTGAACGGCAGGGGGGTCAGGGAAGCCAGCGCATCCCGCTCGCGCAGCAAGCCCATGATCGCCTGCAAACGTTGGGCGTTCTCCGGATGCCCCGGCAGATCGTGCGCGAGGAAGATGGGATCGTAGAGATAGCCGACTGCGGGCATGGCAATCACTTCGCGATGCTCACGAGCGAGCGGCGCCGTTTGGCCGGATCCTGCAGCACCGTTACCACCAACAAGCTGCCGATGATCAAAATGACGGCGTTGGCCAGAAAAGGTCCGGCACGATCCCAATCGTAGAGCACGCCCATCAGCAACGGGCCGAACACCTGTCCGGTGGACTGCGCCAGGGTATACAAGCCGAAGCCGATGCCGCGTTGTTTGCCACCGGTCATGTCGGCGACCATCGCTTGCTCAGCCGGCACGGCGGCCGCATAACAGGCCGCCTCGAGCGTCGCAAAGAGCATGAGCGCGAAGATGGCCAGGTTGACGCTGGGGAAGACCATGCTCAAAAAGGGGATGGTGAGCGAGAACAGGCCGCTCATCGTCAGGCCGACGACCATCGGCGGCTTGCGCCCGACGCGATCCGTCACCCGACCCAGGCGTGAGGGCAAAAACGCCCAGATCAGCGCTGCCGGCATGTACGCCGCAGCAATCAGCAATACGTTCTGCGTGAGATGATCTTGAATAAAAGTCAGGATGAACGGCGCCAGCCCATAAGATGACGCAGTGGTCAGCGTGACGATCGCCATCAAGACGTACAACTGCGGGTCTATCTTCTGCTGAGTCGCTTCCTCACGCTCCGCTTCGATCAAGGCGTATTTGTGCGTCTCCGGCACCATGCGCACCGCCAGGACGAAGGCGAGCAGCGCCCCGAGCGCATACACCGCGAAGAGCACCGACCACACCGTTTGATTCAATCGCAACCCATGCGTAGGATCGAAACCGAACAGCAGCAAGATAAGAACAGCAATTAGACCGCCATACAGCCCGCCACGATATTGCGCTTCCTCGGTATAGCCAAAGCTAGAGCCGCGGCCGCTCTGTCGTGACAGATCCGCCGTGATGGTGTATGAAGAGAGCAACATCGTGCCCAGCCCAAAGCCCTGAATCATGCGGGCGACGAAGAGCATCGTCACCGCGAATGATGCGTCCGCCTGAATCGCCATTCCACCCAGCGGGAAGCTGAATTCGCGGGCGAAGATAAACAACACCATGGCCAGCAGCAAAATACCGACGCCCAGGCAGAGGAAGAATCGGCGGCCGTAGAGGTCCATGCTGCGCCCGATGATCGGTCGGGCGATGGCCATCATGAAGGCCGGGATGGCGAACAGCAGGCCCTTCTCCAGGCCGCTGGCGTTGAAGTTGCTCGAATAGATCGGCAGCGCAACGACCAGCACAGAAGTCGCGAGCGAGGCTAAACGGATGACCGTCTGCAGCCGTTGCAAGTTACGGTGTGCTTCCAGCAGGTGAACGGATGCCTTTGCGGCTTCTTGGACCGCTGTAAGCCCATCCTGCGCGCTTTCGATTGTCTGCTGCATTAAGCGTGCATTGTAACCGCATCAGCCGCGATTGGCGTGAGTGTGCGCCGGAACGCGGGCTGTGCCCCGGCGCCGGCAGCTCGGTCTGCGGCAACAATATGATTTGTGTGGGCCATGCGGCAGCCCCATTCGTCTAAAATGGCGACGTGGCGCTACGAAAGCTCGGCTGGCGCGCATGGGCTGCGGCGCTTCTCGTCGCAGTCGCCCCCGCCTGCGGCAATCCTCCTCCGAGCGACCTCAAGCCGATGGTGGCGATCGTGACTCCGCCCGACGGGGCGCGCTACGAACCCGGCGAAACGATCCCGCTCACGATCGCTGCCGTCGCCAGCCGAAACGTG is a genomic window containing:
- a CDS encoding histone deacetylase, which codes for MPAVGYLYDPIFLAHDLPGHPENAQRLQAIMGLLRERDALASLTPLPFRAATFEQLTVLHSPLYVSRVYALSERGRSALNPDTYIVAESFNAAAMAVGASLAATEAVLKGKVQRAFALVRPPGHHAFADHGEGFCLFNNIAFAAKRALDDMDADHDYAWSPSAMRNHRHARPERVMIVDFDVHHGNGTQALFYDDPRVLYVSIHEYGWVYPGSGAADERGRGAGRGATINVPLPPETGDFGYALVFDEILVPAARRFAPNLLLVSAGFDAHWRDPLAHMRVSLAGFARMMRLLCDLSDELCGGRMVVVLEGGYDLQALSYGVLNALRIMQGSHADVEDPLGPCPAPEAPVEDLIAAFAALNGLK